In Nymphalis io chromosome 30, ilAglIoxx1.1, whole genome shotgun sequence, the genomic stretch ATGGGACTTTGTGCAAACACGTTTTGGTATCATCACACAttacatcaaatattctacaaaCAGAaatcgatggcagcaaagtagatacggacatctaCATAATAGCAATTTATCAGGAGagcacattaaataaaaaattgttaccatttcgacatttatgtatcaataaacttgaaattttccatgatgatttaatataacatttttttatttattgtataacggGTTTTATCGctatttcgttgtttttttttaaatcatgtagatttatttttttactttgtaaaagcctcaacgtaaaagaagacatctgcctgatatccgtttattcgttgtaatcaaaatagagctcattcaattaaaatattcaataaattaaggtaacaacctccagaactattttttaaggatatttaaagaaatctaagcgacataaaaacaatatttaacatttttagactaaaattttCTAGATGTCTTCTTACTTTGcatataacatttcacatagcttcatctacgtccctcagttaaactcatttaatttcctaaaccacacaaatgttttgttttaataataatacatatgcaataatactgttttatttattatttattcataatatttatataattttgtttatggacaaaaaaaatcaaaaccatttttaagtaaattatactttagattaactatcaaagaaaatcattttttattaattaatataaataaattataatgctaagatacagataaaaaaattaatatcactgtttcttaaaagtataattacccTTGAAATTTATAGAATATCAGGCTATTTATAATCACTCAGTTAAGAGTTTTATTGGTAACGAGTTGTGCCCGCGGTTCCACCcgtgtataacttaaagaaatcacaaAAAGCGAACTTATTTTTCAGTagtaacaacatttttagttttattttcgtgggatattagtatttattggttttcgcggCATccagatctagatagggcaacacaCAATGGGCCATGAGAAATACagaattcccttaaatctattccggcATATTTAATGTCTgtctctgtgctttatttattatgactgcaaacgatacttTCATTCttgtatccttttaaaactgaaaggtaaatctgtatttaaaaaataagtacgaatgattaactaactattaaaaaaacgagtaattataaatttaacaaaacaccgtaaccgtaacagcctgtgaatgtcccactgctgggctaaaggcctcctctcctctttttgaggagaaggtttggaacttattccaccacgctgctccaatgcgggttggtagaattcacatgtggcagaatttcagtgaaattagacacatgcaggtttcctcacgatgttttccttcactgtaaagcacgagatgaattataatcacaaattaagcacatgaaaattcagtggtgcttgcccgggttggaacccacgatcatcggttaagattcacgcgttcttatcacagggccatctcgtctTTTTTTCAAAAGCAATGAGAAGAAAATTTACgcaaataatggattattttagaactaatttGACTaccataaaaaaaggttatatagtAAGTCATCCTTAGATGATACACATATGATATTGTCGAtgctttttttatcttttaagaaaaacaattctCGCATACGTGATTGTTGCTTAACTTCAACCGTTTAGgcagcgcacgcaacggaagctctcaaaaagaatacattttccccgtttctgcaacatttttttattaatgcttaGCTCCTGGTTGTagcttgatattaaatataataatagcctttGATAAAGGGGAACACTAACGTAATTTTCAATATGAACCGGTATTtttgagattagcgcgttcaaccaaacaaactctttagctttataatataagtaaagattAGTTAccgagtataaaattaaaaaaaatatcttataactcaactattattatcactttcaaactacttctaatgaaaaaaaaaaagatatcaaaACGTCAACGATGAGATGCGaataaactaagttattatttaaattctgcgtCGTCAACTGCTGTTGATTCTAATACGCTACTGTGTGTGGTATTTTCGTAAAAATCATGGTAGGTATCTTGATAGAAACTTATTTTAAGGATACATAAATGTAGAGtgctataaacaatataattttaacaaaaagtgcgATAAATTAACCGCGTATGCGCAAGAGTGTGATAAGTGACTGATGTCTTTGTTTGCGGATCAATCGTCTGTGGATACTCCGAAGTAAAGGCGGACAAATTGAAATGCCTGTTTCTACTGCGgcgttttttaaaattcatttacgtaccagataattgtaattacttagaaaaattaaaaaactttaataaagacttgtagataaggttaatataagcttattttcgtaaaaaaaagcattttcacaaaaatgcagATGTGCGTAAATAGTATTGTCGCGTTCCGGTTTATGTGCGGTTTGAAaggagagtgagccagtaactacaggcacaagggacgtaacatcctAAGGGACGTAGtcaccaaggttggtggcgcattggtaatgtaatcTATCTAAGACATATATCTCTTCAAAACTAGTTCCAGAACGCGGCGTTGCCCGCATGAGATTAGAGGAAGGTGTTTATGTGCCTCCCGACCGCGTGTGTTCCAAATGTCATGATGATCGATTGAATAGACAACGTGAAAGCGTACCAACATTAATTTTTGCATTCATAACCATCGTTACGGTGTTTTAACTTAAGCTAGGTTAGCTTCGATTTTCGAaattatgacgagccggttggcgtggttggtagatacttgcctttcacgccaaaggttgtggattcgattcgaactcaggacagatatttgtgtgcacgaacatatctgtttgtcctgagtctgggtgtaattatctatataagtatgcatttacaaagggaaagtagtatatgtagtatatcagttgtctggtttccatagcacaagctttgtacaagcttaatttgtgatcagatggccgtttgtgaaaaatgtccaaggatattattattattatttattattaacaaaacatattaacaTTTCAGATGAACAATGTGGAGCGCAAGTTCTAAGGAATCAAACGGTGAAACGAAAAATATTCCAGCTTTAATGAATTTCAACATCTATGATATATTAAAGCCAATTAAAGTTGAAACGGTTGATAGAAATAACGTTAAAATTTCCACGCTAATTGATATAACACCggatgaaaataaaaacgaaacagACTTTGACTTAAACGGTTCATATTTggacaaagttaaaaaaacagaGTTTACATTGGTCGATTTATTCGAGAACTTGTTTGTCAGCCCTCAGCATGTCGTGAAAAATGATAGCAAAGATGATTCCATTGATCTTCTGGATACTCCAGTGACTGATGTTAGATTTGAAACAGGAGCTCCAGGTGTTACGGACGAAATCGAAGATACAgttcaatataataaagctaGAACGTTCGATGAGATTTTCGACAGCGCAGTTTCGTTGCGATATCCGAAGCTAGAGCCTGTGGGTGAGATAAAAATATCTGAAGATGCATTTGATGCTGTAGATATAAAAACATTGAACATTGAATATCAGAAGCCAATTGACAAAGCCAGCGGTGCAAATGAAAGAGCAACGACAAACGCAATACTTGGAAAGGAAAACATTTCAAAGATAGAAACCTATGacgttaattataaacatttaacttCATTATACGAACCCACTAATACTAAACAAATACCAATAGAAGACAATAATTTTGACTTTTACAaagatcatatatataataatatatcacaaATGAAGTTACAGAGTTTACAAAATCCAAACGAACAAAAACGTAATGTTTTCCAAGCTGACTCAGTAACGAGATACAGAAAAGATATTAAATCGCTTTTAATCGATCAAAATAAACCCCCAattattccaaattcaaatggAGCTGCTATACCTATCTTGCAAACgataaaaaaagataacaaaGTATTCAATAAGCGGCGTGTAGTTGTCAAAGATAGCGCGAAAGCTGGATTCACAAAAGGGCCGAATATTTACGAGAAGTCAATCGTGTTACCACAGATTGTAAAACGTTTGGGTGAAAGGAAAAGAATACTGGacgaaaagaaaaatataaaaaggaaattgATATTAGATAAATGTAATTTGCAAATGGATAACTGTTCTGGAATCGATAATTCTAgaacaagaaataatattaaagtcgaTTTACCAGTTTTGCAACCGGAAGTATTGATGAAGGATTGTAATAGAGAGAGGTTAAGGGCGTTGAAAATTAGAAGGGCATTTCAGGAATTCAATTCTAAAggagaattataaatatgtttttaactaAGATGTATTTACGCACGGTGTCATTTAATTATTCAGGATTGGATGAACACAATTGAGTTACAGATTTTTTCGATATATCATTGATCAAAGGCATAAaacaaaagcttttttttaagataatataaagtTGGTATGATTTTAAGCTTTCTTTCTAAACAAAGCTTAGATTTATacattccatgcgatttgctaatatctCTGCTATGTTATACACTGCAAACAGTTCTCaattaatatatctctatatataacacaacactattacactcaactacactttaattttacttccaaagttctgaTAATTTCGCCGATATTTAAAACGCTATTTATTTCGCGAATAgtgaataccacagattattcaagatctcgaccaattgTATCGGCTCAAttcaatgtttgtttatttgggtttactctaGTGGTTGGAATatgttatacttataaaatatagaaagaaCGAGTATTAATACATCCTATAAGAGATACTAGTGTAAACCATACCCTTATATTGTCTATGCGTCAACATCGTGatctttaattgtaataataatatcctccagaccgatttcggcgacggcggccaatctcaaaagagattagccaactgcgcaggagatattatagtgcacgagtgtgcgcaaacacaggtgcactctctattccctaacactcataatccaatgggatggcaatccgacacgaccggaaagagttcaggcgcaggactaacggctttacgtgctttccgagacacgggattgtatacataattactggtggtagggctttgtgcaagctcgtctgggtaggtaccacccactcatcagatattctaccgcaaaacagcaatacttgatattgttgtgttccggtttgaagggtgagtgagccagtgtaattacaggcacaagggacataaaatcttagttcccaaggttggtggcgcatt encodes the following:
- the LOC126779998 gene encoding uncharacterized protein LOC126779998, which translates into the protein MWSASSKESNGETKNIPALMNFNIYDILKPIKVETVDRNNVKISTLIDITPDENKNETDFDLNGSYLDKVKKTEFTLVDLFENLFVSPQHVVKNDSKDDSIDLLDTPVTDVRFETGAPGVTDEIEDTVQYNKARTFDEIFDSAVSLRYPKLEPVGEIKISEDAFDAVDIKTLNIEYQKPIDKASGANERATTNAILGKENISKIETYDVNYKHLTSLYEPTNTKQIPIEDNNFDFYKDHIYNNISQMKLQSLQNPNEQKRNVFQADSVTRYRKDIKSLLIDQNKPPIIPNSNGAAIPILQTIKKDNKVFNKRRVVVKDSAKAGFTKGPNIYEKSIVLPQIVKRLGERKRILDEKKNIKRKLILDKCNLQMDNCSGIDNSRTRNNIKVDLPVLQPEVLMKDCNRERLRALKIRRAFQEFNSKGEL